Proteins encoded by one window of Pempheris klunzingeri isolate RE-2024b chromosome 14, fPemKlu1.hap1, whole genome shotgun sequence:
- the rabgef1 gene encoding rab5 GDP/GTP exchange factor — protein MSQRTERRGIHVDQSDLLCKKGCGYYGNAAWQGLCSKCWREEYQRVRQKQIQDDWALAEKLQREEEAAYASSHGAQTQPHSQSAAPPQPHPGHASLGPFSKFEEKKTNEKTRKVTTVKKFFSPSSRTAPKKETPEGKTPSPSISRHASFDTDQVSKDFVDFLKNLQKPGREIHKQCRAFIMNMSSKKDLSADELTECVQDFYQGMADRLMSHFKGSSDSVEQVMDQVEKYIMTRLYKSVFCPETTDDEKKDLATQTRIRALHWVTIQMLCVSMDEEIPEVSENVVKAITDIIEMDSKRVPRDKLGCITRCSKHIFSAIRITKNEPASADDFLPALIYIVLKANPPRLQSNIQYITRFCNPSRLMTGEDGYYFTNLCCAAAFIEKLDAQSLNLSPEEFERYMSGQASPRFNSSEGDWPQTGPAPGVPATNPVLAQLNHNLELLSGLSSRQETLMEAAQSLQAELKSWPEGVQREVNDIREKYPLEILPRTVSAIDANMDNDNLPPPLTPQVFAG, from the exons ATGAGTCAGCGGACGGAGCGACGGGGTATACATGTGGACCAATCGGACCTGCTGTGCAAAAAGGGATGTGGTTACTATGGCAACGCAGCATGGCAGGGCCTGTGCTCCAAGTGCTGGCGGGAGGAGTACCAGCGCGTGCGGCAGAAACAGATCCAGGACGACTGGGCGCTGGCAGAAAA GTTGCAgcgagaggaggaggcagcgtATGCCAGCAGTCACGGAGCGCAGACGCAGCCCCACTCCCAGTCCGCAGCTCCACCACAACCACACCCGGGACACGCCTCGCTAGGGCCCTTCTCCAAGTTTGAGGAGAAGAAGACCAACGAGAAGACACGGAAAGTGACCACCGTTAAGAAGTTCTTCAGCCCTTCATCCCGCACCGCTCCCAAGAAAG AAACCCCAGAGGGCAAGACGCCCAGCCCGTCCATTAGCCGCCACGCCAGCTTCGACACCGACCAAGTGTCCAAGGATTTTGTGGACTTCTTGAAAAACCTCCAGAAACCCGGCCGGGAGATCCACAAGCAGTGCCGAGCCTTCATTATGAACATGTCGAGCAAGAAG GACCTGAGTGCTGACGAGCTGACGGAGTGCGTTCAGGATTTCTACCAGGGCATGGCTGACCGCCTGATGAGCCACTTTAAAG GCTCTTCAGACTCGGTGGAGCAGGTGATGGACCAGGTGGAAAAGTACATAATGACTCGTCTGTATAAGAGCGTGTTCTGTCCAGAAACCACTGATGATGAGAAGAAGGACCTGGCCACACAGACGAGGATAAG AGCCTTACACTGGGTGACCATCCAGATGCTCTGTGTGTCTATGGATGAAGAAATCCCTGAAGTCTCTGAGAATGTGGTCAAAGCGATAACAG ATATCATTGAGATGGACTCGAAGAGGGTTCCTCGGGACAAACTTGGGTGCATCACACGCTGCAGTAAACACATCTTCAGCGCTATTAGGATCACCAAGAATGAGCCGGCCTCAGCTGACGACTTTCTCCCTGCGCTCATTTACATCGTGCTCAAGGCTAATCCTCCACGACTTCAGTCCAACATCCAGTACATCACCCGCTTCTGCAACCCCAGCAGGCTGATGACCGGCGAGGACGGATACTACTTCACCAACCTG TGCTGTGCAGCAGCTTTTATTGAGAAGTTGGATGCTCAGTCTCTCAACCTTTCCCCAGAGGAATTTGAGCGCTACATGTCCGGCCAAGCCTCACCACGGTTCAACAGCTCAGAGGGCGACTGGCCCCAAACTGGCCCGGCACCCGGCGTGCCGGCCACCAACCCCGTCCTGGCTCAGCTCAATCACAACCTGGAGCTGCTGTCGGGCCTCAGCAGCCGGCAGGAGACGCTGATGGAGGCTGCTCAGAGCCTGCAGGCCGAGCTCAAGTCCTGGCCAGAGGGCGTGCAGCGGGAAGTGAACGACATCCGGGAGAAATACCCTCTGGAGATACTTCCGCGCACAGTTTCTGCCATTGACGCCAACATGGACAATGACAACCTGCCCCCACCCCTCACGCCTCAGGTGTTTGCAGGGTGA
- the LOC139213410 gene encoding uncharacterized protein has translation MILMGRTLCLPSQTTVQELFSVARDASIVPDISLDPVLTTFLSLDSSAALQHQYAFLQRSMSSEQRGAFRLHLTGELGGSSRVTCGGVGVVALALSMLFDQVAQQVRAQGSADGDMPAQRSQAKRIFGISSSSRIGWIIHRYLRLIPGIANNQEMMAETTELYDNLLKLELIDHYERMTTKKRMSTVSMQQWLAGAAVHLHIRIHQARLKSVPVGSIESLLLSYKSGFSHLVRGYTAYLHRHIQETGAPGPGEPRTRTATGPGQNNTFRITNQTCSSNCLFNASLVSPSNSTDKFNDTAAPNSTADIRRSKTNGSSEDFGLNVSKESNKSTVGVINRESLSDSAGSGRDEEDGLLGLLVIEPLRNVSHKVQHHPCESPAIQQALVTRIINAQDLERNRNFFTYPEKAFYSLLRQRDDFALLRRNSAALMRYNRTGTL, from the exons ATGATCCTGATGGGTCGCACTTTGTGTCTTCCTTCTCAGACCACCGTCCAGGAGCTGTTCTCCGTGGCCCGGGACGCCAGCATCGTCCCTGATATCTCCTTGGATCCCGTCCTCACCACCTTCCTGTCGCTGGACTCCTCTGCGGCCCTGCAGCATCAGTACGCCTTCCTCCAGAGGAGCATGAGCAGCGAGCAGCGGGGTGCGTTCAGACTCCACTTGACCGGAGAGCTGGGGGGCAGCAGCAGGGTCACCTGTGGGGGTGTAGGGGTCGTTGCTCTGGCTCTGTCCATGCTTTTTGACCAGGTCGCCCAACAA GTCCGAGCACAAGGATCAGCAGATGGGGACATGCCGGCTCAAAGATCCCAGGCTAAGAGGATTTTTGGTATCAGCAGCTCTTCCAGAATCGGCTGGATTATCCACAGGTACCTCCGCCTGATCCCGGGCATCGCCAACAACCAGGAGATGATGGCTGAGACGACAGAGCTCTACGACAACCTGCTGAAACTTGAGCTGATTGATCATTATGAGAGGATGACCACGAAGAAGAGGATGAGTACGGTGTCCATGCAGCAGTGGCTGGCAGGAGCCGCAGTTCACCTACACATCAGAATTCACCAG GCTCGTCTGAAGTCTGTGCCGGTAGGATCTATTGAGTCACTGCTTCTGTCTTATAAGTCCGGGTTCAGTCACCTGGTTCGGGGCTACACAGCCTAtctgcacagacacattcaGGAGACTGGAGCTCCGGGACCAGGAGAACCCAGAACCAGGACCGCCACTGGACCAggacaaaataacacatttagaATAACCAACCAGACCTGCTCAAGCAATTGCCTTTTTAATGCAAGCCTGGTTAGTCCGAGTAACTCAACTGATAAGTTTAATGACACTGCAGCACCTAATTCAACTGCTGATATTAGAAGAAGTAAAACAAATGGATCCAGTGAGGACTTTGGACTTAATGTGTCAAAAGAAAGCAATAAATCCACTGTAGGTGTGATTAACAGAGAGTCACTCAGTGATTCTGCTGGATCTGGCAGAGATGAGGAAGACGGCCTTCTGGGTCTGTTGGTTATCGAGCCGTTGAGGAACGTGAGCCACAAGGTGCAGCATCACCCCTGTGAGTCTCCAGCCATACAACAAGCTCTGGTGACTCGTATTATCAACGCTCAGGACCTGGAGCGCAACAGAAACTTCTTCACGTACCCCGAGAAAGCTTTCTACAGCCTGCTGAGGCAGAGGGACGACTTCGCGCTACTGAGGAGAAACTCTGCTGCCCTAATGAGATATAACAGAACTGGTACtctgtaa